One Microbacterium esteraromaticum genomic window carries:
- a CDS encoding S8 family serine peptidase, with protein sequence MAEPSSARRRRRVLSTWLLTASLVLSAAVTSVAAPAVAAPDESGLRAEKSQGAGAPKHGLKAGEYVVVLRDPAAARYTGGIPGLKASAERRKPFSPKSTAVRKYVDHLKGAQRSVANDAGVKPFATYQLTTNGFAARLSAKQANALANDPRVQRVVKSELLKVQDATTSTGYLGLEGADGVWQGIGGEQNAGAGVVVGVLDTGIAPENPSFAGAPLGTDAGAEPYRDGDAIVFDKSDGSQFRGVCQTGSQFGADECSTKIIGARWFVDGFGADSIGDESIGEYLSPRDGGSHGSHTASTAAGAFDVDAGQAHISGVAPAAKIAVYKVCWSGEDATTDRDDGCAFTDLLSAIDAAVADGVDVINYSIGGGSAASTNEVTDQAFMAAASAGVFVAAAAGNDGPDATTLSNASPWITTVAASTFPTPVATVSLGSGENMLGASITVPDAGITGPFVEAASLAVAGASSPRLCGPNTLDPAKAVGKIVLCDRGTVDRVAKSAEVKRAGGIGMVLVNTSPDSTDFDAHSVPTVHVDADSADLLHTYAQTTGATVTLRAGNPEQLPVSPAPQIAGFSSRGPIEVDGSDLIKPDIAAPGVNVLAAYANADGATPKWGYMSGTSMASPHVAGLAALYQGTLPAATPAEIKSAIMTSATDTVDAAGDPVADPFAQGNGQVVPKGFLDPGLVYLSDVDDWNGYLAGIGQPTSAPAVAIDGSDLNLPSIGIGSMPGRQTITRTVTATHAGTFTASVTGLPGVTATVEPSTLTFAEAGEQRTFTVSFLRTDAALEQFSTGTLTWSDGESSVRSALAVRPSAFDAPESAAGIGTTGSAEFQVSLGEDASIPVATAGLARGDRAEGTITEAEGTQRYAVDIPEGASFARFDLDTLDETGDLDLQVWRREANGDLTSIAGYSATDSPDERVDLTYLEPGTYVAIVQLYRPGQSAGVDYELTSYVVSPETTDGGLQVTPNPVAGAVGDSPTVTASWSDLAPGQYVGVVSFGDTGRQTLIEVDAGEDVPAEPGIPTLTVDPGADEWVARGADLRLTAAGLIPGATYSVSFGDGDVVRSGRAGASGAIDWTLVITDEVPLGDAVVHVRGEGADLSAAFRVTPVAISEAHVDTRTALNAQVFTTALIFFTGHGDVRYRFIATETGEVLAEGVTSVAGPAFAANTPTVPTAAVEMHAELTPVIAEGVDGPTFTTTSATPDTWEPGSVVIEPSADGASTVDVTLTNNGYYAPAVTVQYRTCDSRRIDAHLFVPTGEASQTWNVAGVTEVSVIDEYGQVLATHQVASAAACDPTAISITQDFWVTLSATPQSDGAYEAERPITMELSNRYAPRIDGFQFVVGAAPRESQPFLVKDAPTEYVEERGPIETATVQVAENTRHWALIRWNEKLGPIWLQKGWWHWSAPVSVAELQSGDATPPTTTLSWTPAEPDGEHGWYVSKPSFTLSATDVGGSGVGAVQYRIGGGRWLDYVKPVTVDAQGEAVVQYRTTDTAGNAEEIRSTTVRVDSVAPTSTASAEVVGDAMRVSVDADDAASRVAGTSVRVDDGEWAAYTAPIAVAGAGEHVVEYRSTDFAGNQEEVRRLTVIVPAAPAPDSRAPSTVSASADEVVFGDDASIDVKVTPAAHGRIEVRLGGELLGWANAGNGKATVKLKNVTLTPGEHLLGVTYEGDRKTAPSATTLELTVSKATPKVSVKAAKKVDASSTTIEVRVAGVAERAATGAVKVSVGSRTLSIEAAEAWVPVRIDGLSQGDNEITVMYEGDVHYAAGSAKAVIKAQLR encoded by the coding sequence ATGGCCGAGCCGTCCTCCGCGCGTCGTCGCCGACGCGTCCTGTCCACCTGGCTGCTGACCGCATCCCTCGTCCTGTCCGCGGCGGTGACGTCGGTCGCAGCTCCCGCCGTGGCGGCGCCAGACGAATCCGGCCTGCGCGCCGAGAAGTCGCAGGGAGCCGGTGCGCCCAAGCACGGCTTGAAGGCCGGCGAATACGTCGTCGTGCTGCGCGATCCGGCGGCGGCGCGCTACACCGGCGGCATCCCCGGTCTGAAGGCGTCGGCCGAGCGGCGGAAGCCGTTCTCGCCGAAGAGCACGGCCGTGCGCAAGTACGTCGATCACCTCAAGGGCGCGCAGCGTTCGGTCGCGAACGACGCGGGCGTGAAGCCGTTCGCGACGTACCAGCTCACCACCAACGGCTTCGCCGCTCGCCTGTCGGCCAAGCAGGCGAACGCGCTCGCGAACGACCCGCGCGTCCAGCGGGTGGTCAAGAGCGAGCTCCTGAAGGTGCAGGACGCCACGACATCGACCGGGTATCTCGGTCTCGAGGGTGCCGACGGCGTGTGGCAGGGGATCGGCGGAGAGCAGAACGCGGGCGCCGGCGTCGTCGTCGGCGTGCTCGACACCGGCATCGCCCCCGAGAACCCGTCGTTCGCCGGGGCTCCGCTCGGCACCGACGCCGGCGCCGAGCCCTACCGCGACGGCGACGCGATCGTGTTCGACAAGAGCGACGGATCGCAGTTCCGCGGCGTGTGCCAGACCGGCTCGCAGTTCGGCGCCGACGAGTGCTCGACCAAGATCATCGGCGCGCGCTGGTTCGTCGACGGTTTCGGCGCCGACAGCATCGGAGACGAGAGCATCGGCGAGTACCTGTCGCCGCGCGACGGCGGCTCGCACGGCTCGCACACCGCGAGCACGGCGGCGGGTGCGTTCGACGTCGACGCCGGACAGGCGCACATCTCGGGCGTCGCGCCGGCGGCCAAGATCGCTGTGTACAAGGTGTGCTGGTCGGGCGAGGATGCCACGACCGACCGAGACGACGGATGCGCCTTCACCGACCTCCTGTCTGCTATCGACGCCGCCGTCGCTGACGGCGTCGACGTGATCAATTACTCGATCGGCGGTGGCAGCGCCGCCTCGACGAACGAGGTCACCGACCAGGCGTTCATGGCCGCGGCATCCGCCGGCGTGTTCGTCGCGGCCGCTGCCGGCAACGACGGGCCCGACGCCACGACTCTGTCGAACGCCTCGCCGTGGATCACCACGGTCGCGGCGTCCACCTTCCCCACGCCGGTCGCGACCGTCTCGCTCGGCAGCGGCGAGAACATGCTCGGCGCCTCGATCACGGTTCCGGATGCCGGGATCACCGGCCCCTTCGTCGAGGCGGCCTCCCTCGCCGTGGCCGGCGCCTCTTCGCCGCGCCTGTGCGGACCGAACACGCTCGACCCGGCCAAGGCCGTAGGAAAGATCGTGCTCTGCGACCGCGGCACCGTCGACCGCGTGGCGAAGTCGGCCGAGGTGAAGCGCGCCGGCGGCATCGGCATGGTGCTCGTCAACACGAGCCCCGACTCCACCGACTTCGACGCGCACAGCGTGCCGACCGTTCACGTCGACGCTGACTCCGCAGACCTGCTGCACACCTACGCGCAGACCACGGGAGCAACGGTCACCCTGCGTGCCGGCAACCCCGAGCAGCTCCCCGTGTCGCCGGCTCCGCAGATCGCAGGGTTCTCGTCGCGCGGTCCGATCGAGGTCGACGGCTCCGACCTCATCAAGCCCGACATCGCGGCTCCGGGCGTCAACGTCCTCGCGGCGTACGCGAACGCCGACGGCGCGACGCCGAAGTGGGGGTACATGTCGGGCACGTCCATGGCATCCCCCCACGTCGCCGGTCTCGCGGCGCTCTACCAGGGCACCCTGCCGGCCGCGACGCCGGCTGAGATCAAGTCGGCGATCATGACCTCCGCGACCGACACGGTCGACGCGGCGGGCGACCCGGTCGCCGACCCGTTCGCGCAGGGCAACGGCCAGGTCGTGCCGAAGGGGTTCCTCGACCCCGGCCTGGTGTACCTGAGCGACGTGGACGACTGGAACGGCTACCTCGCCGGAATCGGCCAGCCGACCTCGGCACCGGCCGTGGCGATCGACGGCTCCGACCTGAATCTCCCCTCGATCGGCATCGGCAGCATGCCTGGCCGCCAGACGATCACCCGCACCGTCACCGCAACGCACGCGGGCACGTTCACCGCGTCGGTCACCGGCCTGCCCGGTGTCACTGCGACCGTCGAGCCGTCGACCCTCACCTTCGCCGAGGCCGGCGAGCAGCGCACGTTCACGGTGAGCTTCCTGCGCACCGACGCCGCGCTCGAGCAGTTCAGCACCGGCACGCTCACGTGGAGCGACGGGGAGTCGAGCGTGCGCAGCGCGCTCGCCGTGCGCCCTTCGGCGTTCGACGCGCCGGAATCGGCCGCGGGCATCGGCACGACCGGGTCGGCCGAGTTCCAGGTGAGCCTCGGCGAGGACGCCTCGATTCCGGTCGCCACCGCGGGTCTCGCCCGTGGCGACCGCGCCGAGGGCACGATCACCGAGGCCGAGGGCACCCAGCGCTATGCGGTGGACATCCCCGAGGGCGCGTCGTTCGCACGGTTCGACCTCGACACGCTCGACGAGACCGGCGACCTCGACCTGCAGGTGTGGCGCCGCGAGGCCAACGGCGACCTGACCTCGATCGCGGGATACTCGGCCACCGATTCGCCCGACGAGCGCGTGGATCTCACCTACCTCGAGCCCGGCACCTACGTCGCGATCGTGCAGCTGTACCGCCCCGGCCAGTCCGCCGGCGTCGACTACGAGCTGACCAGCTATGTCGTGTCCCCCGAGACCACTGACGGCGGCCTGCAGGTCACCCCGAACCCGGTGGCGGGCGCCGTGGGCGACAGCCCGACCGTCACCGCATCGTGGAGCGACCTCGCGCCCGGCCAGTACGTGGGCGTCGTCTCGTTCGGCGACACCGGACGGCAGACGCTGATCGAGGTGGATGCCGGTGAGGACGTGCCGGCGGAGCCGGGGATCCCGACCCTGACCGTCGACCCGGGAGCCGACGAGTGGGTCGCGCGCGGCGCCGACCTGCGGCTGACCGCTGCCGGCCTCATTCCGGGAGCGACCTACTCGGTGTCGTTCGGCGACGGCGATGTCGTCCGCTCCGGGCGCGCAGGAGCCTCCGGCGCGATCGACTGGACTCTCGTCATCACCGATGAAGTGCCGCTCGGCGACGCCGTCGTGCACGTCCGCGGCGAGGGAGCGGACCTCAGCGCCGCATTCCGCGTCACACCCGTGGCGATCTCGGAGGCCCATGTCGATACCCGCACGGCACTGAACGCGCAGGTGTTCACCACGGCGCTGATCTTCTTCACCGGGCACGGCGATGTGCGTTACCGCTTCATCGCGACGGAGACCGGCGAGGTGCTGGCCGAAGGCGTGACGTCGGTCGCGGGGCCGGCCTTCGCCGCCAACACTCCGACCGTGCCCACCGCGGCGGTCGAGATGCACGCCGAGCTCACACCGGTGATCGCCGAGGGCGTGGACGGCCCGACGTTCACGACCACGTCGGCGACACCGGACACCTGGGAACCGGGCTCGGTCGTGATCGAGCCGTCTGCGGACGGCGCGAGCACGGTCGACGTGACCCTGACCAACAACGGGTACTACGCACCCGCGGTGACCGTGCAGTACCGCACCTGCGACTCGCGTCGCATCGATGCGCACCTGTTCGTCCCGACCGGCGAGGCGTCGCAGACGTGGAACGTCGCCGGGGTGACCGAGGTGAGTGTCATCGACGAGTATGGTCAGGTGCTGGCGACCCACCAGGTCGCGAGCGCGGCGGCGTGCGATCCGACGGCGATCTCGATCACACAGGACTTCTGGGTGACACTGAGCGCGACGCCGCAGAGCGATGGCGCGTACGAGGCCGAGCGCCCGATCACCATGGAGCTCAGCAACCGGTACGCGCCGCGCATCGACGGGTTCCAGTTCGTGGTCGGAGCCGCCCCGCGCGAATCGCAGCCGTTCCTCGTGAAGGACGCTCCGACGGAGTATGTCGAGGAGCGCGGCCCCATCGAGACGGCCACCGTGCAGGTCGCGGAGAACACCCGCCACTGGGCGCTGATCCGCTGGAACGAGAAGCTCGGTCCGATCTGGCTGCAGAAGGGCTGGTGGCACTGGAGCGCTCCGGTGTCGGTCGCCGAGCTGCAGAGCGGCGACGCCACCCCTCCCACCACGACGCTCAGTTGGACGCCGGCCGAGCCCGACGGCGAGCACGGCTGGTACGTCTCGAAGCCGTCATTCACGCTGAGCGCGACCGATGTAGGCGGCAGTGGAGTCGGCGCGGTGCAGTACCGCATCGGCGGTGGGCGCTGGCTCGACTACGTCAAGCCGGTGACGGTGGATGCCCAGGGTGAGGCGGTCGTGCAGTACCGGACCACAGACACGGCCGGCAATGCCGAGGAGATCCGCTCGACCACCGTCCGGGTGGACTCAGTCGCGCCGACCTCGACCGCCTCGGCGGAGGTCGTCGGCGATGCGATGCGTGTCTCGGTGGATGCCGACGATGCGGCCTCTCGGGTCGCCGGCACCTCGGTGCGCGTCGACGACGGCGAGTGGGCGGCCTACACGGCGCCGATCGCGGTCGCCGGTGCCGGCGAGCACGTGGTCGAGTACCGCTCGACCGACTTCGCCGGCAACCAGGAGGAGGTGCGCCGCCTGACGGTGATCGTGCCCGCGGCGCCCGCGCCCGACTCCCGCGCCCCGAGTACCGTCTCGGCCTCGGCTGACGAGGTCGTCTTCGGTGACGACGCCAGCATCGATGTGAAGGTCACTCCGGCCGCGCATGGGCGGATCGAGGTGCGCCTCGGCGGCGAGCTGCTCGGTTGGGCGAACGCCGGCAACGGCAAGGCGACCGTGAAGCTCAAGAACGTCACGCTGACGCCGGGCGAGCACCTGCTCGGTGTCACGTACGAGGGCGATCGCAAGACGGCACCGTCGGCTACGACGCTCGAGCTCACCGTGTCGAAGGCGACGCCGAAGGTCTCGGTGAAGGCAGCCAAGAAGGTTGACGCCTCGAGCACGACGATCGAGGTGCGGGTGGCCGGCGTGGCCGAACGCGCGGCGACGGGAGCTGTCAAGGTGTCGGTCGGCTCGCGGACGTTGAGCATCGAGGCCGCCGAGGCGTGGGTTCCGGTGAGGATCGATGGACTCTCCCAGGGTGACAACGAGATCACTGTCATGTATGAGGGCGACGTTCACTACGCCGCCGGCTCGGCGAAGGCGGTGATCAAGGCGCAGCTGCGCTGA
- a CDS encoding pyridoxamine 5'-phosphate oxidase family protein — translation MTHTDEHEKVAELIKDFRFAMFVTQDPDNGKLVAHPLTVQEAEFDGDLWFLVSKVAGPVADLVPDAPVNVSFSGDSSWVSLSGTARLVEDRQRIRDLWNPMVEAWFPEGPDDPAVGVLRFSAESAEYWDSPGGKIATAFSFVKSRLTGERYDGGENATVEL, via the coding sequence ATGACCCATACAGATGAGCACGAGAAGGTCGCCGAGCTGATCAAGGACTTCCGGTTCGCGATGTTCGTCACGCAGGACCCCGACAACGGCAAGCTGGTCGCGCACCCGCTCACCGTGCAGGAGGCCGAGTTCGACGGCGACCTGTGGTTCCTCGTCTCGAAGGTGGCGGGTCCCGTGGCGGATCTGGTCCCGGATGCCCCGGTGAACGTCTCGTTCAGCGGCGACTCGTCGTGGGTGTCGCTCTCGGGCACCGCCCGGCTGGTGGAGGACAGGCAGAGGATCCGCGACCTCTGGAACCCCATGGTCGAGGCGTGGTTCCCCGAAGGGCCCGACGACCCGGCCGTCGGCGTGCTGAGGTTCAGCGCCGAGTCAGCAGAGTACTGGGACAGCCCCGGCGGGAAGATCGCCACTGCGTTCAGCTTCGTGAAGTCTCGGTTGACGGGCGAGCGATACGACGGCGGCGAGAACGCCACGGTGGAGCTGTAG
- a CDS encoding HNH endonuclease signature motif containing protein, translated as MTFATEITDSAAALIALLGEVVEPCDLASHVSQLSDAEAVAVAEASATLIREAELAQVAAAGVIATRSARDAGQSGLAQSRGHRTAASLLQDLTGSTKADAARKVRVGESLLTPPLPTTDQPDAERPTPAWDAPLTSALVAGQITAVQQDAIRLGLGDPPVESDAVRDAWAEAAEQLIAECSARSLEELRNSARAIRDRLDPDGAHRRFLERHERRSFRLWTDADGNRRGSFLFDDEGGLLAETVLASALRPRRGGPRFVDSSERERADELSRDERTNDQLAYDLFVDVLRAGALADAETVFGTRQAGVRLVQVVDGAGTAAGAAHSEDGLVALPAEAADQRICDNGYVPVAVDACGNPLDVGREHRLFTPRQRIALAVRDGGCRWPGCDRPPSYCEAHHIDQWHRDQGRTDIDRGILLCRFHHMNLHHHGWRLSRAGKDDFVLHPPGTRPGRGPTRLRPRAALTAAWTGIDPPPPRFRPTG; from the coding sequence ATGACGTTCGCGACCGAGATCACCGACAGCGCAGCCGCGCTGATCGCGCTTCTCGGCGAGGTCGTCGAGCCGTGCGATCTCGCTTCGCATGTATCGCAGTTGAGCGACGCCGAGGCCGTCGCGGTGGCCGAGGCATCGGCGACGCTGATCCGCGAGGCCGAGCTCGCGCAGGTCGCAGCGGCGGGAGTCATCGCGACGCGCTCTGCACGGGATGCGGGGCAGTCTGGCCTCGCGCAGTCGCGCGGGCACCGCACCGCCGCATCCCTGCTGCAGGATCTCACCGGCTCGACCAAAGCCGATGCCGCCCGAAAGGTGCGGGTCGGCGAATCGCTGCTGACACCGCCTCTGCCGACGACAGATCAGCCGGATGCCGAGCGCCCGACTCCCGCGTGGGATGCACCGCTCACCTCAGCGCTGGTCGCAGGGCAGATCACCGCGGTGCAGCAGGACGCGATCCGGCTGGGGCTGGGGGATCCGCCGGTGGAGTCCGACGCGGTTCGGGATGCATGGGCGGAGGCCGCTGAGCAGCTGATCGCCGAGTGCTCGGCACGCTCGCTGGAGGAGCTGCGGAACTCGGCGCGGGCCATCCGCGACCGGCTCGACCCCGACGGAGCGCATCGACGGTTCCTCGAGAGGCACGAACGCCGCAGCTTCCGACTGTGGACGGACGCCGACGGCAACCGGCGCGGATCCTTCCTGTTCGACGACGAGGGCGGGCTGCTCGCCGAGACCGTGCTGGCCAGCGCGCTTCGACCGCGACGGGGCGGTCCTCGCTTCGTCGACTCGTCCGAGCGTGAGCGCGCCGACGAGCTGAGCCGCGACGAGCGCACCAACGACCAACTCGCCTACGACCTGTTCGTCGATGTGCTGCGCGCCGGAGCGCTCGCCGACGCCGAGACCGTGTTCGGGACTCGTCAGGCCGGGGTGCGACTGGTGCAGGTGGTGGACGGCGCGGGCACTGCCGCTGGTGCGGCGCACAGCGAAGACGGACTCGTCGCCCTACCGGCCGAGGCAGCCGATCAGCGCATCTGCGACAACGGATACGTGCCGGTCGCCGTCGACGCGTGCGGCAACCCTCTCGACGTCGGACGCGAGCACCGCCTTTTCACGCCGCGGCAGCGGATCGCCCTCGCCGTGCGCGACGGCGGATGCCGCTGGCCGGGATGCGACAGGCCGCCGTCGTACTGCGAAGCCCACCACATCGATCAGTGGCACCGTGACCAGGGCCGCACCGACATCGACCGCGGGATTCTTCTGTGCCGGTTCCACCACATGAACCTGCACCACCACGGCTGGCGACTGAGCAGGGCGGGCAAGGACGACTTCGTACTGCATCCGCCGGGCACGAGACCAGGGCGAGGTCCCACCCGGCTTCGACCTCGGGCGGCGCTCACAGCGGCGTGGACCGGGATCGACCCTCCGCCGCCGAGATTCCGCCCGACCGGGTGA
- a CDS encoding 3-keto-5-aminohexanoate cleavage protein, whose protein sequence is MSILLHGEERSTWPAFDLASAREFHARIGLEDTFTLLDGATAAGNAELVRAVLRR, encoded by the coding sequence GTGTCGATCCTGCTGCATGGCGAGGAGCGCTCGACGTGGCCAGCGTTCGATCTCGCGAGCGCGCGCGAATTCCACGCGCGGATCGGTCTGGAAGACACGTTCACGCTGCTCGACGGCGCCACCGCGGCGGGCAACGCGGAGCTCGTTCGCGCGGTGCTGCGGCGCTGA
- a CDS encoding uracil-xanthine permease family protein, translating into MAESSEAATEQVVEGAVHPVDEFRPVGRLIPFAIQHILVMIATPISSVFLIGKSLNLSDEVTAAILTAVFVFSGLGSLLQSLGLWGIGVRLPFVMLPGGAATILFISTAQGTNLQTAVGAVILTGVFYILAVTVFVKVLKYFPPLVIGSMVVVIGINLIGVTGTLITGRPGQPDFGDPMNLLLALVTIVLTVLGYRFLPGILRQLSVAIGLIGGTIFAAFFGMTTFADHVEGPAFSVPTLMPFGPPEFNLVAAIPMLVWSLASMAEATGQTVINSEIVGREVRPVRDVPRVIRADGVVTMFGGLFGTPAMVTSGENVGIVRASGVRSRYVTAIAGVLLIVMGFSPLARLLGGIPAPVVGGTAVVVFAIIAVLGIQMLARVDFHQNGNLITATLAIGIGMLPVLIPGMYAQLPGPVASLLGSGVAMSAAVGVMLNLLFNHTGRRDESEDAKAEVAGEPKPGVNTRIIKTVKRRPGDYRI; encoded by the coding sequence ATGGCAGAGAGTTCTGAGGCTGCGACCGAGCAGGTCGTGGAGGGTGCCGTGCACCCGGTCGATGAGTTCAGGCCGGTGGGCAGGCTCATCCCCTTCGCCATCCAGCACATCCTCGTGATGATCGCGACCCCGATCTCGTCGGTCTTCCTGATCGGCAAGTCGCTGAACCTGTCCGACGAGGTCACCGCGGCGATCCTCACCGCGGTGTTCGTCTTCAGCGGCCTCGGCTCGCTGCTGCAGTCGCTCGGGCTCTGGGGCATCGGCGTGCGGCTGCCGTTCGTCATGCTGCCCGGCGGCGCCGCGACGATCCTGTTCATCTCCACCGCGCAGGGCACGAACCTGCAGACCGCGGTCGGTGCGGTCATCCTCACCGGTGTCTTCTACATCCTCGCGGTGACGGTGTTCGTGAAGGTGCTGAAGTACTTCCCGCCGCTCGTCATCGGCAGCATGGTCGTCGTCATCGGCATCAACCTGATCGGCGTCACCGGCACCCTGATCACCGGACGCCCCGGTCAGCCCGACTTCGGCGACCCGATGAATCTGCTGCTCGCGCTCGTCACCATCGTGCTGACCGTGCTCGGGTACCGCTTCCTCCCCGGCATCCTGCGGCAGCTCTCGGTCGCCATCGGGCTGATCGGAGGCACGATCTTCGCCGCCTTCTTCGGCATGACGACGTTCGCCGACCACGTCGAGGGCCCCGCGTTCTCCGTGCCGACGCTGATGCCGTTCGGCCCACCCGAGTTCAACCTCGTCGCCGCCATCCCGATGCTGGTGTGGAGCCTCGCCTCGATGGCGGAGGCGACCGGACAGACGGTCATCAACTCCGAGATCGTCGGTCGCGAGGTGCGTCCCGTGCGCGACGTGCCGCGCGTCATCCGCGCCGATGGCGTGGTCACCATGTTCGGCGGCCTGTTCGGCACGCCCGCCATGGTCACCAGTGGCGAGAACGTCGGCATCGTGCGCGCCAGCGGTGTGCGCAGCCGCTACGTCACGGCGATCGCCGGCGTGCTCCTGATCGTGATGGGCTTCAGCCCCCTGGCGCGCCTGCTCGGCGGCATCCCGGCTCCCGTCGTCGGCGGCACCGCTGTTGTGGTCTTCGCGATCATCGCCGTACTCGGCATCCAGATGCTCGCGCGGGTCGACTTCCACCAGAACGGCAATCTGATCACCGCGACCCTCGCGATCGGCATCGGGATGCTGCCCGTGCTGATCCCCGGCATGTACGCGCAGCTGCCCGGGCCCGTCGCCTCGCTGCTCGGCAGCGGCGTCGCGATGAGCGCGGCGGTCGGCGTCATGCTGAACCTGCTGTTCAACCACACGGGTCGCCGCGACGAGTCGGAGGACGCGAAGGCCGAGGTCGCGGGCGAGCCCAAGCCCGGCGTCAACACCCGCATCATCAAGACGGTCAAGCGTCGCCCGGGCGACTACCGGATCTGA